The Sphingobium sp. JS3065 genome includes a region encoding these proteins:
- the panB gene encoding 3-methyl-2-oxobutanoate hydroxymethyltransferase, with protein MSTTFTLDTSTSRANPTPAPIKRLTVPAIQSRKAGGRTEQPLVMLTAYTARQAQLLDPHCDMLLVGDSLGQVIYGLPSTLAVTLDMMIAHGAAVVRGSYHSVVLVDMPFGSYEASPQQAFASASRVMAETGCAGVKLEGGAAMAETIAFLSQRGIPVMAHIGLTPQAVNALGGYGARGKSREEHEKIVSDARAVAQAGAFAMVLEGVMEEIAVTVTDSVDVPVIGIGASAHCDGQVLVAEDMLGMFERVPRFVKRYENIAETIGHAAAQYAADVRNRHFPTEDQVYRPKK; from the coding sequence ATGTCCACGACCTTCACGCTCGATACGTCGACCAGCCGCGCCAATCCCACGCCCGCGCCGATTAAGCGCCTGACCGTGCCCGCCATCCAGAGCCGCAAGGCCGGGGGCAGGACGGAACAGCCGCTGGTGATGCTGACCGCCTATACGGCGCGGCAGGCGCAGTTGCTCGACCCGCATTGCGACATGCTGCTGGTGGGCGATTCGCTGGGGCAGGTGATCTACGGCCTGCCCTCCACCCTGGCCGTCACGCTGGACATGATGATCGCCCATGGCGCCGCCGTGGTGCGGGGCAGCTATCACAGCGTCGTGCTGGTCGACATGCCCTTCGGCAGTTACGAAGCATCGCCACAACAGGCCTTCGCCAGCGCCAGCCGGGTCATGGCGGAGACCGGCTGCGCGGGCGTGAAGCTGGAGGGCGGGGCCGCCATGGCCGAGACCATCGCCTTCCTCAGCCAACGGGGCATTCCGGTGATGGCGCATATCGGGCTGACGCCGCAGGCGGTGAACGCGCTGGGCGGCTATGGCGCGCGGGGCAAGAGCCGGGAGGAGCATGAGAAGATCGTCTCCGACGCCCGCGCCGTGGCGCAGGCGGGCGCCTTCGCCATGGTGCTGGAAGGGGTGATGGAGGAGATCGCCGTCACCGTCACCGACAGCGTGGACGTGCCGGTGATCGGCATCGGCGCGTCGGCCCATTGCGACGGGCAGGTTTTGGTGGCGGAAGATATGCTGGGCATGTTCGAGCGCGTGCCCCGCTTCGTGAAACGCTATGAAAATATCGCGGAAACGATCGGCCATGCCGCCGCCCAATATGCGGCGGATGTCCGAAACCGGCACTTTCCGACCGAAGATCAGGTCTATCGGCCCAAAAAGTGA
- a CDS encoding YezD family protein produces MSENRSIEFARNGRGDGQRHDIAVSIEKIRSVLESLRFGSVTLTVHDARVVQIDVTEKTRLTA; encoded by the coding sequence ATGAGTGAAAACCGATCGATTGAATTTGCCCGCAACGGCCGCGGCGACGGGCAGCGCCACGACATCGCCGTCAGCATCGAAAAGATACGCAGCGTGCTCGAATCGCTCCGTTTCGGGTCGGTCACGCTGACCGTTCACGATGCGCGGGTGGTGCAGATCGACGTGACGGAAAAGACGCGCCTGACCGCCTGA
- a CDS encoding OsmC family protein, producing the protein MKINRSGSAVWSGGLKDGKGAISTQSGALDAHPYGFAMRFEGVPGTNPEELIAAAHASCFTMALSLILGEAGLTAEKMETNAVVTLEQQEGGFVITASKLSLKAAIPGADDARFQELAAKAKANCPVSKLLNAEISLDAELLG; encoded by the coding sequence ATGAAGATCAATCGCAGCGGATCGGCGGTATGGAGCGGCGGCCTGAAGGACGGCAAGGGTGCGATTTCGACCCAGAGCGGCGCGCTCGACGCGCATCCCTATGGTTTTGCGATGCGTTTCGAAGGGGTGCCGGGTACCAATCCCGAAGAATTGATCGCCGCTGCCCACGCCTCCTGCTTCACCATGGCGCTGTCGCTGATATTGGGCGAAGCGGGGCTGACGGCGGAGAAGATGGAGACGAACGCCGTCGTCACGCTGGAGCAGCAGGAGGGCGGCTTCGTCATCACCGCCAGCAAGCTCAGTCTGAAGGCGGCCATCCCCGGCGCGGACGATGCCCGGTTCCAGGAACTGGCGGCCAAGGCGAAGGCCAATTGCCCGGTTTCGAAGCTGCTGAATGCGGAGATCAGCCTGGACGCCGAACTGCTAGGCTGA
- a CDS encoding TonB-dependent receptor, with amino-acid sequence MIARFLLLAGVAGASIIASSAQAQDASQTAPQSAADHSEQASSARGEVIIVTARRRAETAQEVPLAISVIRGDSIEATGNFNVVKLQQLAPTLQVYTTNPRNTSVNIRGLGVPFGLTSDGFEQGVGIYVDDVYNSRVAAATFDFLDVAQVEVLRGPQGTLYGKNTTAGAINITTNQPTFDFEGRAELTVGNLNYKQAKAAISGPLSDTIAARIAVAATSRRGTLYNTATDRWINEQDNLGLRGQLLFKPKDDFSITLSGDYSKQDPECCGTVFVRVGRTQRPLTRQYDALVAAINTANPGRNYVVPSRNPYDRLTDLDSSLNAGNKIGGVSAKIKWDVGPGTLTSVTAWRFWDWKPENDRDFTGLSVVSKSQNPSQQDQYSQEFRYNYESQKIDFVVGLFGFKQRIDTQGTEQQGVDAVKWSLAPSASLTNPYNRPEVLAGLTASNTQWLKSTSAALFGQLSWKVTDALTIQPGARLNYDRKSGFYQRVVTNGQGQVISCLTTPGNPLPTDLAAQCGVYQPQVSAPSDSAWNFTYDFNVNYRIAQDVLAYVTYAKSFKTLGINQNGLPLNSDNTVNYDAGTVKPERVNHYEIGLKTQFWDRRATFNITAFRTEIKNFQATVNGGQFGTVRGYLANADKVRSQGIEADFKVVASDRFTAYANGAFTDAKYKKFTNAPCPPELSGGTSQPANQPADYSNAGVPNTLSPRACDISGFDLPGVSKWAFSYGAEYNIPVTLLAKEGQVYLGVDGNYRSHWNSNASPSIYTEVKGYALTNFRAGFRGDGFDIFGWVRNAFDVNYIENLQVAPGNTGLIAGQPGDPRTWGGTIKFSF; translated from the coding sequence ATGATTGCGCGTTTTCTGTTGCTCGCCGGCGTGGCGGGCGCATCCATCATCGCGTCCAGCGCACAAGCGCAGGATGCATCTCAAACCGCTCCGCAATCCGCGGCGGACCATAGCGAACAGGCATCCAGCGCCCGCGGCGAGGTGATCATCGTCACCGCCCGCCGCCGCGCCGAAACCGCGCAGGAAGTGCCGCTGGCAATTTCCGTCATCCGGGGCGACAGCATAGAAGCGACCGGCAATTTCAACGTCGTGAAGCTGCAACAGCTTGCGCCGACGCTACAGGTCTACACCACCAATCCGCGCAACACGTCGGTCAACATCCGTGGCCTGGGCGTGCCGTTCGGCCTGACCAGCGACGGCTTCGAGCAGGGCGTCGGCATCTATGTCGACGATGTGTACAACAGCCGCGTCGCCGCCGCGACCTTCGACTTCCTGGACGTCGCCCAGGTCGAGGTGCTGCGCGGGCCGCAGGGCACCCTCTATGGCAAGAACACCACGGCGGGCGCGATCAACATCACGACCAACCAGCCGACCTTCGATTTCGAGGGCCGCGCCGAACTGACCGTCGGCAACCTCAATTACAAGCAGGCCAAGGCGGCCATTTCCGGCCCGTTGTCGGACACGATCGCCGCCCGCATCGCCGTGGCCGCGACCAGCCGCCGGGGCACGCTCTACAACACGGCCACCGACCGCTGGATCAACGAGCAGGACAATCTGGGCCTTCGCGGCCAGTTGCTGTTCAAGCCCAAAGATGATTTCAGCATCACCCTGTCAGGCGATTACAGCAAGCAGGATCCGGAATGCTGCGGCACCGTGTTCGTGCGCGTCGGCCGCACCCAAAGGCCGCTCACCCGCCAGTATGATGCCCTGGTCGCCGCGATCAACACCGCCAATCCCGGCCGCAATTATGTTGTCCCCAGCCGCAATCCCTATGACCGGCTGACCGATCTCGACTCCAGCCTCAACGCAGGCAACAAGATCGGCGGCGTGTCGGCCAAGATAAAGTGGGATGTCGGCCCGGGCACGCTGACATCCGTCACCGCCTGGCGCTTCTGGGACTGGAAGCCGGAGAATGACCGCGACTTCACCGGCCTGTCGGTCGTGTCGAAATCGCAAAACCCCTCGCAGCAGGACCAGTATAGCCAGGAATTCCGCTATAATTACGAAAGCCAGAAGATCGACTTCGTGGTCGGCCTGTTCGGCTTCAAGCAGCGGATCGATACCCAGGGCACCGAGCAGCAGGGGGTCGATGCCGTAAAATGGAGCCTGGCGCCCTCAGCCAGCTTGACCAACCCCTATAACAGGCCTGAAGTTCTGGCCGGGTTGACCGCCAGCAATACGCAATGGCTCAAGTCCACCAGCGCGGCGCTGTTCGGCCAGTTGAGCTGGAAGGTGACCGACGCCCTGACCATCCAGCCTGGCGCGCGCCTGAACTACGACAGGAAGTCGGGCTTTTACCAGAGGGTCGTAACCAACGGCCAGGGCCAGGTTATTTCGTGCCTGACGACGCCGGGCAATCCGCTTCCCACGGACCTGGCGGCCCAGTGCGGCGTGTATCAGCCGCAGGTCAGCGCCCCTTCGGACAGCGCCTGGAACTTCACCTACGACTTCAACGTCAATTACAGGATCGCGCAGGACGTTCTGGCCTATGTGACCTATGCCAAGAGCTTCAAGACGCTGGGCATCAACCAGAACGGCTTGCCGCTCAATTCCGACAATACGGTGAACTACGACGCGGGCACGGTGAAGCCGGAACGGGTCAATCATTATGAAATCGGCCTGAAGACCCAGTTCTGGGATCGCCGGGCGACCTTCAACATCACCGCCTTCCGCACGGAGATCAAGAATTTCCAGGCGACCGTGAACGGCGGCCAGTTCGGCACCGTGCGCGGCTATCTGGCCAATGCAGACAAGGTCCGGTCGCAGGGCATAGAGGCGGATTTCAAGGTCGTCGCCAGCGATCGCTTCACCGCCTATGCGAACGGCGCCTTTACCGACGCCAAGTACAAGAAGTTCACCAACGCGCCCTGCCCGCCCGAACTGTCCGGCGGCACGTCGCAGCCCGCCAATCAGCCCGCAGACTATTCGAATGCAGGCGTTCCCAACACCCTCAGCCCGCGGGCATGCGACATTTCCGGCTTCGATCTGCCGGGCGTGTCGAAATGGGCCTTCTCCTACGGCGCGGAATATAACATTCCGGTCACGCTGCTGGCGAAGGAAGGCCAGGTCTATCTGGGCGTCGACGGCAATTACCGGTCGCACTGGAATTCCAACGCCTCGCCGTCAATCTATACGGAGGTGAAGGGCTATGCGCTGACCAACTTCCGCGCCGGTTTCCGCGGCGATGGGTTCGACATCTTCGGTTGGGTCCGCAACGCCTTCGACGTGAACTATATCGAAAATCTCCAGGTCGCGCCGGGCAATACCGGCCTGATCGCCGGTCAGCCGGGCGATCCGCGGACCTGGGGCGGGACGATCAAATTCTCCTTCTGA
- the der gene encoding ribosome biogenesis GTPase Der, with amino-acid sequence MLPTVAIVGRPNVGKSTLFNRLVGKKLALVDDQPGVTRDRREGQANLLGVEFTIIDTAGYEDEDPQTLPGRMRMQTQAAVENADVALFVVDARAGITPLDEEIARWLREGDAPVVLMANKAEGRAGDDGVMEAFSLGLGEPVPFSAEHGQGMADLFQALLPYIDREEEEEEEGEPDEADFESAPLKLAIVGRPNAGKSTLINRLLGENRLLTGPEAGITRDSIAVDWQWTSPDGEERPVRLIDTAGMRKRAKVQDKLEKLAVSDGLNAVNFAEVVVLLLDSTRGLEAQDLRIADKVLEEGRALVVALNKWDTVEHGSALYQGIKQALSDGLAQIRGVPIMTVSGATGKGLDDLIRVAFETRTAWSQRVSTGILNRWFERALEANPPPAPGGKRIKLRYITQNKTRPPTFVLFGTRLDELPESYRRYLVNGIRKELGFGAVPVRLTLRSAKNPYANK; translated from the coding sequence ATGCTGCCCACCGTTGCCATTGTCGGGCGGCCCAACGTGGGCAAGTCCACCCTTTTCAACCGGCTGGTCGGCAAGAAGCTGGCGCTGGTCGACGACCAGCCCGGCGTGACCCGCGACCGGCGGGAGGGGCAGGCCAATCTGCTCGGCGTCGAATTCACCATCATCGACACCGCCGGTTACGAGGATGAAGACCCGCAGACCCTGCCCGGTCGCATGCGCATGCAGACGCAGGCGGCGGTGGAGAATGCCGACGTCGCGCTGTTCGTCGTCGATGCGCGCGCCGGGATCACCCCGCTGGACGAGGAAATCGCCCGCTGGCTGCGGGAGGGCGACGCGCCGGTCGTGCTGATGGCCAACAAGGCCGAGGGCAGGGCGGGCGACGACGGCGTGATGGAGGCGTTCAGCCTGGGCCTGGGCGAACCCGTCCCCTTTTCCGCCGAACATGGCCAGGGGATGGCCGATCTGTTCCAGGCGCTGCTCCCCTATATCGACCGTGAGGAGGAGGAAGAGGAGGAAGGCGAGCCGGACGAGGCCGATTTCGAATCCGCGCCGCTGAAGCTGGCCATCGTGGGCCGTCCCAATGCGGGCAAGTCGACGCTCATCAACCGCCTGCTGGGCGAAAACCGGCTGCTGACCGGGCCGGAAGCGGGCATCACCCGCGACAGCATCGCGGTGGATTGGCAATGGACCAGCCCGGATGGGGAAGAGCGCCCCGTCCGCCTGATCGACACGGCGGGCATGCGCAAGCGGGCCAAGGTGCAGGACAAGCTGGAAAAGCTGGCGGTGTCCGACGGCCTGAACGCGGTCAATTTCGCGGAGGTCGTGGTGCTGCTGCTCGATTCCACCCGCGGGCTGGAGGCGCAGGACCTGCGCATCGCGGACAAGGTGCTGGAGGAAGGCCGCGCCCTAGTCGTCGCGCTCAACAAATGGGACACGGTGGAGCACGGATCGGCGCTGTATCAGGGCATCAAGCAGGCGCTGTCCGACGGCCTTGCGCAGATACGCGGCGTGCCGATCATGACCGTTTCCGGCGCGACGGGCAAAGGGCTGGACGACCTGATCCGCGTCGCCTTCGAAACCCGCACCGCCTGGTCTCAGCGCGTGTCGACCGGCATCCTCAACCGCTGGTTCGAACGCGCGCTGGAGGCCAATCCGCCGCCCGCGCCCGGCGGCAAGCGGATCAAGCTGCGCTACATCACCCAGAACAAGACCCGCCCGCCGACCTTCGTGCTGTTCGGCACGCGGCTGGACGAGTTGCCGGAAAGCTATCGCCGCTATCTGGTGAACGGCATCCGCAAGGAACTGGGTTTTGGCGCGGTGCCGGTGCGGCTGACGCTGCGCAGCGCCAAAAACCCCTATGCCAACAAGTGA
- a CDS encoding tetratricopeptide repeat protein, with protein MALTPQNSEAFMREVDEAVRQDQLLTFWQRFGRWIVALVVVGLAVFGGWLYWQHHTKTQSQAVSEEMDKVIATAVGGGAPDAKELDKLTQASQPGFRASALLVKAGAAARKGDSKAAIAAYRAMAGDSSLDQPYRDLALIRQTTLEYESLAPQQVVDRLKPLAVEGAPWFGSAGELVAIAYMKMRKPDLAGPLFAAMAKDKGVPQSIRSRARQMAGLLGVDAVETPTGAGQE; from the coding sequence GTGGCCCTGACGCCGCAAAACAGCGAAGCCTTCATGCGCGAGGTGGACGAGGCCGTACGGCAGGACCAGTTGCTGACCTTCTGGCAGCGCTTCGGCCGATGGATCGTCGCGCTGGTGGTCGTCGGCCTCGCGGTCTTCGGCGGCTGGCTCTACTGGCAGCATCATACGAAAACCCAGTCGCAGGCCGTGTCGGAGGAAATGGACAAGGTGATCGCCACGGCGGTCGGCGGCGGCGCGCCCGATGCGAAGGAACTGGACAAGCTGACCCAGGCGAGCCAGCCGGGCTTCCGCGCATCCGCCCTGCTGGTGAAGGCCGGCGCGGCGGCGCGCAAGGGCGACAGCAAGGCCGCGATCGCCGCCTATCGGGCGATGGCGGGCGACAGCTCGCTCGACCAGCCCTATCGCGACCTGGCGCTGATCCGCCAGACCACGCTGGAATATGAGAGCCTGGCCCCGCAGCAGGTGGTCGACCGGTTGAAGCCGCTCGCCGTCGAGGGTGCGCCCTGGTTCGGCAGCGCCGGGGAACTGGTCGCCATCGCCTATATGAAGATGCGCAAGCCCGACCTGGCCGGGCCGCTGTTCGCCGCCATGGCGAAGGACAAGGGCGTGCCCCAGTCGATCCGTTCACGCGCGCGACAGATGGCGGGCTTATTGGGTGTGGATGCAGTCGAAACGCCGACAGGGGCGGGACAGGAATGA
- a CDS encoding sulfurtransferase TusA family protein — protein sequence MPTSDGAHIDARGLKCPWPALRVARAMRSADAVTIEADDPVAPTELEALARQQSWTFVAKGAHLFAIFRAPEDV from the coding sequence ATGCCAACAAGTGACGGGGCGCATATCGACGCCAGGGGCCTGAAATGCCCTTGGCCCGCGCTGCGCGTGGCGCGCGCGATGCGATCCGCCGATGCGGTGACGATCGAGGCGGACGATCCTGTCGCGCCTACGGAACTGGAAGCGCTGGCGCGGCAGCAAAGCTGGACCTTCGTGGCGAAGGGCGCGCATCTCTTCGCCATTTTCCGGGCGCCTGAGGACGTCTGA
- a CDS encoding Hpt domain-containing protein, producing MPYQEAELVNRTDFAKSRSELGTAFLRILGYFREDGEKAIGAIEEAFRARNAAALVAPAHKLKGESVQFGAYRLSAMAEKIEMVARRCVESREGPDELIEDVVALRPCFTETMALLDRDANPLVARRPQGFGRRVDGPVQGFGRAAG from the coding sequence GTGCCATATCAAGAGGCCGAACTGGTCAACCGGACCGATTTCGCCAAGTCCCGTTCGGAGCTTGGCACCGCCTTCCTGCGCATATTGGGCTATTTCCGCGAGGATGGCGAAAAGGCGATCGGCGCCATCGAGGAGGCCTTTCGCGCCCGCAACGCCGCCGCGCTCGTCGCCCCGGCCCATAAGCTGAAGGGGGAGTCCGTGCAGTTCGGCGCCTATCGCCTGAGCGCCATGGCCGAAAAGATCGAGATGGTCGCGCGCCGCTGCGTCGAAAGCCGCGAAGGCCCGGACGAGCTGATCGAGGATGTGGTCGCGCTGAGGCCGTGCTTCACCGAGACGATGGCCCTGCTGGATCGCGACGCCAATCCGCTGGTCGCCCGCCGGCCCCAGGGTTTCGGCCGCCGCGTCGACGGCCCCGTGCAGGGATTCGGCCGCGCCGCCGGTTGA
- a CDS encoding RBBP9/YdeN family alpha/beta hydrolase, translated as MERFGHSGDARQPVVLTIPGLNNSGPGHWQTLWEKTRGDCERVDLGSWASPSRNSWVTRLDAAIRAADGPIILAAHSLGCLAVAWWGALQSQAYGWPVTGALLVAPPDCDRMETPETIGGFGPTPRAQLPFPSIVVASRNDPYIFFERAHSIGKNWGSSFVDAGFCGHINAESGLGEWRFGQALLERLIDNAHEQASAMRQLRPAIPLAHQERRLAALRVNG; from the coding sequence ATGGAGCGATTCGGACATTCGGGTGACGCCCGCCAACCGGTCGTGCTGACCATACCGGGTCTCAACAATAGCGGACCCGGCCATTGGCAGACGCTGTGGGAAAAAACCCGCGGGGATTGCGAACGGGTCGACCTGGGTAGCTGGGCCAGCCCCAGCCGCAATAGCTGGGTCACGCGGCTGGACGCGGCGATCCGGGCGGCGGACGGGCCGATCATCCTGGCCGCGCACAGCCTGGGCTGTCTGGCGGTCGCCTGGTGGGGCGCGTTGCAGAGCCAGGCCTATGGCTGGCCGGTGACGGGCGCGCTGCTGGTGGCGCCGCCCGATTGCGACCGGATGGAAACGCCGGAGACGATCGGCGGCTTCGGCCCCACGCCCCGCGCGCAACTGCCCTTCCCGTCGATCGTCGTGGCGAGCCGCAACGATCCCTATATCTTCTTCGAACGCGCCCACAGCATCGGCAAGAATTGGGGCAGCAGCTTCGTCGATGCGGGTTTTTGCGGCCATATCAACGCGGAATCGGGCCTGGGCGAATGGCGGTTCGGTCAGGCGCTGCTCGAAAGGCTGATCGACAATGCGCATGAGCAGGCCTCTGCGATGCGCCAATTACGGCCCGCCATCCCGCTGGCGCATCAGGAGCGGCGATTGGCCGCGCTGCGGGTGAACGGTTAA
- a CDS encoding PQQ-binding-like beta-propeller repeat protein — MHSMTKFSGAGRAVTVAVMIAMLAGCGIVGGKKGGPKTPVVGKRTSILSNEQGVEVDPTLADVPVALPEPYANDQWSQPGGSPAKTMGNLALGASPSRAWTVSIAGSTPQARLGSAPVVVGGKLYVIDADARVIAFDATSGAKLWQTPLPAQGSGRALFGGGVSVIDGKLYASTGVGDVAAMDANTGAILWKKRPGGPLRGAPTLANGHVYVMGQDNQIFALNQSDGEVQWTDSGTLQVTGIFGVAAPAAAQGTVIAGYSSGELTAYRYENGRTLWGDALSRTSISTAVASLTDIDADPVIDRGRVFAIGQGGRMASYELVSGQRLWEINIAGISTPSVVGEWVFAVTSDAKLLCVARATGKIRWISQLRRWEKEKKKDKAIRWTGPVLAGGRLVLVSTHGDLNYVDPTTGKIQAQIDLDRSMSLSPIVANNTLYILADDGKLTAFR; from the coding sequence ATGCACAGCATGACGAAATTTTCGGGCGCCGGCCGCGCCGTGACCGTTGCCGTGATGATCGCGATGCTGGCGGGCTGCGGCATCGTGGGCGGCAAGAAGGGCGGCCCCAAGACCCCGGTGGTCGGCAAGCGCACCTCTATCCTGAGCAACGAGCAGGGCGTGGAGGTCGATCCGACGCTGGCCGACGTGCCGGTGGCGCTGCCCGAACCCTATGCCAACGACCAATGGTCGCAGCCGGGCGGCAGCCCCGCCAAGACGATGGGCAATCTGGCGCTGGGCGCTTCGCCATCGCGGGCGTGGACCGTATCCATCGCGGGCAGCACGCCGCAGGCGCGGCTTGGCTCCGCTCCGGTCGTCGTGGGCGGCAAGCTCTATGTCATCGACGCCGATGCGCGGGTGATCGCGTTCGACGCGACGAGCGGCGCGAAGCTATGGCAGACCCCCCTGCCCGCCCAGGGCAGCGGCCGCGCCCTGTTCGGCGGCGGCGTCAGCGTGATCGACGGCAAGCTCTATGCCAGCACCGGCGTCGGCGACGTCGCGGCGATGGACGCGAATACGGGCGCGATCCTGTGGAAGAAGCGCCCCGGCGGCCCGCTGCGCGGCGCGCCGACGCTGGCCAACGGCCATGTCTATGTGATGGGGCAGGACAATCAGATCTTCGCCCTGAACCAGAGCGACGGCGAAGTGCAATGGACCGACAGCGGCACGTTGCAGGTCACCGGCATTTTCGGCGTGGCCGCTCCCGCCGCCGCGCAGGGCACGGTGATCGCGGGCTATAGTTCGGGCGAACTGACCGCCTATCGTTATGAGAATGGCCGGACATTGTGGGGCGACGCGCTGTCGCGGACCAGCATCTCGACCGCCGTGGCATCGCTAACCGATATCGACGCCGATCCGGTGATCGATCGCGGGCGCGTCTTCGCTATCGGACAGGGCGGTCGCATGGCGAGCTATGAACTGGTGAGCGGCCAGCGGCTGTGGGAAATCAACATTGCGGGCATCTCCACCCCCTCGGTGGTGGGCGAATGGGTGTTCGCGGTGACCAGCGACGCGAAGCTGCTCTGCGTTGCCCGCGCCACCGGCAAGATACGCTGGATCAGCCAGTTGCGTCGTTGGGAGAAGGAAAAGAAGAAGGACAAGGCGATCCGCTGGACCGGACCGGTTCTGGCGGGCGGACGGCTGGTCCTGGTGTCGACCCATGGCGACCTTAATTATGTCGATCCGACGACCGGCAAGATACAGGCGCAAATCGATCTGGACCGGTCGATGTCGCTGTCGCCGATCGTGGCGAACAATACGCTCTATATCCTGGCGGACGACGGCAAGCTGACGGCGTTTCGCTGA
- a CDS encoding LLM class flavin-dependent oxidoreductase, whose product MTRFSVLDLVPVNEGITPGEALRRAAAFAAHAESLGFHRYWVAEHHGMPGIASAATAVVLAHIGQATSRIRIGAGGIMLPNHAPLLIAEQFGTLAALFPGRVDLGLGRAPGSDQRVAQAMRRTLTGGPDEFPRDVMELQAYFAGDMRLGFQATPGAGEDVPLWILGSSLYGAQLAAALGLPYAFASHFAPGALDEAIAIYRRDFRPSAQLKYPYVMAGFNVFAADTMEEARLVATSMQQAFVRLRTGQPGKLQPPVPGYYEDLPPQAQAMLADVLSVSSIGTQADVERDLAAFIRRTQVDEIILVGQIHDFEARKRSLEIAMAAGRAVSAGHEAAAAQ is encoded by the coding sequence ATGACCCGTTTTTCCGTCCTGGACCTTGTCCCCGTCAACGAAGGCATCACCCCCGGTGAAGCGCTCCGCCGCGCCGCCGCCTTTGCCGCGCATGCCGAAAGCCTTGGCTTCCACCGCTATTGGGTGGCGGAACATCATGGCATGCCGGGGATCGCGTCCGCCGCGACCGCCGTGGTGCTGGCCCATATCGGACAGGCGACCAGCCGCATCCGCATCGGCGCGGGCGGCATCATGCTGCCCAATCATGCGCCGCTGCTGATCGCGGAGCAGTTCGGCACGCTGGCGGCGCTGTTTCCCGGCCGTGTCGACCTGGGGCTGGGCCGCGCGCCCGGTTCGGACCAGCGCGTGGCGCAGGCGATGCGCCGCACCCTGACCGGCGGGCCGGATGAATTCCCCCGCGACGTGATGGAGTTGCAGGCCTATTTCGCGGGCGATATGCGGCTCGGTTTCCAGGCGACGCCCGGCGCGGGAGAGGATGTGCCGCTGTGGATCCTCGGCTCCAGCCTCTATGGCGCGCAACTGGCCGCCGCGCTTGGCCTGCCCTATGCCTTCGCGTCCCATTTCGCGCCGGGGGCGCTGGACGAGGCGATCGCCATCTACCGCCGCGATTTCCGGCCATCGGCGCAACTCAAATATCCCTATGTAATGGCGGGCTTCAATGTCTTCGCCGCCGACACGATGGAGGAAGCGCGGCTGGTCGCCACTTCCATGCAGCAGGCCTTCGTCCGGCTGCGCACCGGCCAGCCGGGCAAGCTGCAACCCCCTGTCCCCGGCTATTATGAAGACCTGCCGCCCCAGGCGCAGGCCATGCTGGCCGATGTGCTGAGCGTGTCGAGCATCGGCACCCAGGCCGATGTCGAGCGCGACCTGGCGGCCTTCATTCGCCGCACCCAGGTCGATGAGATCATCCTGGTCGGCCAGATCCACGATTTCGAGGCGCGCAAGCGCAGCCTGGAAATCGCCATGGCGGCGGGGCGGGCCGTGTCAGCCGGCCATGAGGCGGCCGCCGCTCAATAG